In Prochlorococcus marinus XMU1411, one genomic interval encodes:
- a CDS encoding MATH domain-containing protein, with the protein MSESNNLPQAISHKKLSNLMLKAQKDSHFSDELAEIESPEQREFEELINNWEASTKKVVNELSKRKDNLLKDKSPNSLIALGAMEVHLNMALQALNAFNKGVDG; encoded by the coding sequence ATGAGTGAATCTAACAATTTACCTCAAGCAATAAGCCATAAAAAATTAAGTAACTTGATGCTTAAAGCACAAAAGGATTCTCATTTTTCTGACGAATTAGCAGAAATAGAAAGCCCCGAACAAAGAGAATTTGAAGAGTTAATAAACAATTGGGAAGCTTCAACTAAGAAGGTAGTTAATGAGTTATCAAAAAGAAAAGATAATTTACTAAAAGATAAATCACCAAATTCCTTAATTGCTCTTGGTGCTATGGAAGTTCATCTCAACATGGCTTTGCAAGCCTTAAATGCATTTAATAAAGGGGTTGATGGGTAA
- the murD gene encoding UDP-N-acetylmuramoyl-L-alanine--D-glutamate ligase, which yields MNYPLNTININAIINLMIDNHSSKENINLVIGLGKSGFWAAKYLRSINKRVIVWESKDGIEFLERKTELEELNILVSLNKEFVFEEIQPFVKEIESVVVSPSIPYDHITIIELKKKGIKVIGEINVAWEILKDTNWIGITGTNGKTTVTHLLSHILCDTGLYAPFAGNIGTPLCKYAHSKKHEKIDWVVAELSSYQIEISPEVKPNIGIWTTFTEDHLERHKTLENYFNIKKSLLEKSDFRIYNYDDKNLRDHYGSLSKGLWITTSFYKSNIIQCDYWIDDQAYIVERGQKLFKLEHFSLKGMHNLQNLLLAIAAARKVGLSGKKIKDSLSNYKQLPHRMETIYKNKDLEIINDSKATNFDSSIAGISSIEGQIIVIAGGRLKGNEYSEWIKVLKKKVKCVFLFGESSKVLKMALINEGFKKNIFEFSELKELLNFVFHYLQNNKVGTLLFSPSCSSFDQFKNYEERGDYFKKLISEKIKG from the coding sequence TTGAATTACCCCTTAAACACAATTAATATAAATGCAATTATTAATTTAATGATAGATAATCATTCTAGTAAAGAAAATATTAATCTTGTAATTGGATTAGGTAAATCTGGATTTTGGGCTGCCAAGTATTTGAGAAGCATCAATAAGAGAGTAATTGTTTGGGAAAGTAAAGATGGGATAGAATTCTTAGAAAGAAAAACAGAATTAGAAGAGCTTAATATACTAGTTTCTCTGAATAAAGAATTTGTATTTGAAGAAATTCAACCTTTTGTAAAAGAGATCGAATCTGTTGTTGTAAGTCCATCAATACCTTATGACCACATAACTATTATTGAATTAAAAAAAAAGGGAATTAAAGTAATTGGAGAAATTAATGTTGCATGGGAAATTTTAAAAGACACAAATTGGATAGGTATTACTGGCACTAATGGCAAGACTACTGTTACTCATCTATTAAGCCATATACTCTGTGATACTGGATTATATGCTCCTTTTGCTGGAAATATTGGTACACCTTTATGTAAATATGCTCACTCCAAAAAACATGAAAAAATTGATTGGGTTGTAGCTGAATTAAGCAGTTATCAAATAGAAATATCTCCAGAAGTAAAACCTAATATTGGAATATGGACAACCTTCACAGAAGATCATCTTGAAAGACATAAAACACTTGAAAACTATTTCAACATAAAAAAAAGCTTGCTAGAAAAATCTGATTTTAGAATTTATAATTATGACGATAAAAACCTAAGAGATCACTACGGTTCGCTATCAAAAGGGCTTTGGATAACAACTAGTTTCTATAAATCAAATATTATTCAATGCGATTATTGGATAGATGATCAAGCATACATTGTTGAGAGAGGACAGAAATTATTCAAACTTGAACATTTTTCTTTAAAAGGAATGCATAATCTACAAAATCTTTTATTGGCAATTGCAGCAGCAAGAAAAGTTGGATTATCTGGGAAGAAGATTAAAGATTCTTTATCTAATTACAAACAATTACCCCATAGGATGGAAACAATTTATAAAAATAAGGATCTGGAAATAATTAATGATAGTAAAGCTACAAATTTTGACTCTTCTATTGCAGGAATAAGTTCAATTGAAGGTCAAATAATAGTCATTGCTGGGGGTAGATTAAAAGGGAATGAATATAGTGAGTGGATAAAAGTTTTAAAGAAAAAAGTTAAATGTGTTTTCCTTTTCGGAGAAAGCTCAAAAGTCCTAAAAATGGCGCTTATTAATGAAGGATTTAAAAAAAATATTTTTGAATTTTCAGAACTAAAAGAGCTTTTAAATTTTGTTTTTCATTATTTACAAAATAATAAGGTTGGAACATTATTATTCTCACCTTCATGCTCTAGTTTTGATCAATTTAAAAATTACGAAGAGCGTGGAGATTATTTCAAGAAACTAATAAGTGAAAAAATTAAAGGTTAG
- a CDS encoding oxidoreductase, whose amino-acid sequence MTATISRPKISNWETSNIPNLTGKTALITGANSGLGYYTAKAFAEKNAHVVIACRSLEKAKQTIKKLKGFNPEGLFTPLELDLSDLNNIVQVQSKIFDNFENLDLLINNAGIMHPPKTLSAQGYEIQFAVNHLAHMLLTLKLLPIIEKKEESRIVTVTSGAQFFGKVGWKNLKAENYYNKWESYSNSKLANVMFALELNENLKHKNILSLAAHPGIAKTNLFTAQKPNPSPLEIFSLELFSPIFQTAEMGALPQLFAATSPDAKGGDHYGPRFNFRGHPKLSPTSPFAMNKKERKNLWEKSLEILSNFL is encoded by the coding sequence ATGACTGCCACTATTTCTAGACCTAAAATCTCTAACTGGGAAACATCTAATATTCCAAACCTTACAGGCAAAACAGCTCTAATTACTGGTGCGAATAGTGGTCTTGGATACTACACTGCAAAGGCCTTTGCAGAAAAAAATGCTCATGTTGTTATAGCTTGTAGATCGCTTGAAAAAGCTAAACAAACTATCAAAAAACTCAAAGGTTTTAATCCTGAAGGATTATTTACACCTTTAGAATTAGATTTGTCAGATTTAAACAATATTGTTCAAGTTCAGTCCAAAATTTTTGATAATTTTGAAAATTTGGATTTACTAATCAATAATGCAGGCATTATGCATCCGCCTAAAACTCTTAGTGCCCAGGGATATGAAATACAATTTGCAGTTAATCATCTAGCTCACATGCTTTTGACCCTAAAGCTACTTCCAATTATTGAAAAAAAAGAAGAATCTAGAATAGTGACGGTTACTTCTGGAGCACAATTTTTTGGCAAAGTTGGTTGGAAAAATCTTAAAGCTGAGAACTATTACAACAAATGGGAATCTTACTCTAATAGCAAATTGGCAAATGTAATGTTTGCTTTGGAACTAAATGAAAACTTAAAGCACAAAAATATACTTTCTTTAGCTGCTCACCCAGGAATTGCAAAAACAAATCTCTTTACTGCTCAAAAACCTAACCCTAGTCCATTAGAAATTTTCTCCTTGGAATTATTTAGCCCTATTTTTCAAACTGCTGAGATGGGTGCTTTACCTCAACTTTTCGCAGCTACTTCACCAGATGCAAAAGGCGGTGACCATTATGGTCCTAGATTTAATTTCAGAGGTCATCCAAAACTATCCCCTACTTCTCCTTTCGCTATGAATAAAAAAGAAAGAAAAAATTTATGGGAAAAAAGCCTTGAAATACTTAGTAACTTCTTATAA